A stretch of Perognathus longimembris pacificus isolate PPM17 chromosome 1, ASM2315922v1, whole genome shotgun sequence DNA encodes these proteins:
- the LOC125359779 gene encoding inhibitor of nuclear factor kappa-B kinase-interacting protein isoform X2, producing the protein MSEVKNRRKPGPKGASAEPAMRSEGRKGAEARGDGRGGGWADLRTGLSLLSLGTCLGLAWFVFQQSEKFAKVENQYQLLKIESNELQGLQNKINLISEKLESTEKILQEATSSMSLMTQFKQDISGLQKVMHDIQNSEEMLTPKIQNLNEEFYHLTDFCKRSLAEMSDNTDIFKSEAKHTHSQVTVQINSAEQEIKLLTERLKDLEDSTLRNIRTVKRQEEEDLLRVEEQLSSDTKAVEKLQEEQFSLLARQEELTSKLSNYKPKVEECKTHLPTIENAIHSILRVSQDLIGTEKKIEDLSLQMFNMEDDMLKAVSEIMEMQKFLEGIQYDNSLLKMQNELGVLKGKVRDFITYSSTRDKGTLKEHTIENEGIVSKM; encoded by the exons ATGTCCGAAGTGAAGAACCGGAGGAAGCCCGGGCCCAAGGGAGCCTCGGCGGAGCCCGCGATGCGGAGCGAGGGCAGGAAGGGCGCCGAGGCCCGGGGGGACGGCCGCGGTGGGGGCTGGGCGGACCTCCGGACGGGGCTGAGCCTGCTGTCGCTGGGGACCTGCCTGGGCCTGGCCTG gttTGTATTTCAACAGTCAGAAAAGTTTGCAAAGGTGGAAAATCAATACCAGTTACTGAAAATAGAAAGCAATGAGCTCCAAggacttcaaaataaaatcaatttaatttCCGAAAAG CTTGAGTCTACTGAAAAAATCCTGCAGGAAGCTACATCATCCATGTCTTTGATGACCCAGTTCAAACAAGATATATCTGGCCTCCAAAAAGTCATGCATGACATTCAAAATAGTGAAGAGATGCTCACTCCAAAGATACAAAACCTTAATGAAGAATTCTACCATCTTACAGATTTCTGTAAGAGAAGCTTAGCAGAAATGAGTGACAATACAGACATTTTCAAATCAGAAGCAAAACATACACATTCTCAAGTTACTGTTCAGATTAACTCAGCTGAGCAAGAAATAAAATTGCTCACTGAACGGCTAAAAGATTTGGAAGATAGCACACTACGAAATATTAGAACAGTGAaaaggcaagaagaagaagatcTTCTGCGAGTTGAGGAGCAGCTCAGCTCTGACACAAAAGCAGTTGAGAAGTTACAAGAGGAACAGTTTTCCCTCCTGGCCAGACAGGAAGAACTGACAAGTAAACTCTCCAATTACAAACCCAAAGTAGAAGAATGCAAGACACATTTGCCAACAATTGAAAATGCTATTCACTCTATTCTCAGAGTCTCACAGGATCTaataggaacagagaaaaaaatagaagacctGTCTCTGCAGATGTTTAATATGGAAGATGATATGCTAAAAGCAGTTTCTGAGATAATGGAGATGCAGAAATTCCTTGAAGGAATTCAGTACGATAATAGCCTACTAAAGATGCAAAATGAACTAGGTGTTCTAAAAGGAAAAGTTCGTGATTTTATAACATATTCAAGTACAAGAGACAAGGGAACTTTAAAAGAACATACCATAGAAAATGAAGGAATTG TATCAAAAATGTGA
- the LOC125359779 gene encoding inhibitor of nuclear factor kappa-B kinase-interacting protein isoform X1 yields MSEVKNRRKPGPKGASAEPAMRSEGRKGAEARGDGRGGGWADLRTGLSLLSLGTCLGLAWFVFQQSEKFAKVENQYQLLKIESNELQGLQNKINLISEKLESTEKILQEATSSMSLMTQFKQDISGLQKVMHDIQNSEEMLTPKIQNLNEEFYHLTDFCKRSLAEMSDNTDIFKSEAKHTHSQVTVQINSAEQEIKLLTERLKDLEDSTLRNIRTVKRQEEEDLLRVEEQLSSDTKAVEKLQEEQFSLLARQEELTSKLSNYKPKVEECKTHLPTIENAIHSILRVSQDLIGTEKKIEDLSLQMFNMEDDMLKAVSEIMEMQKFLEGIQYDNSLLKMQNELGVLKGKVRDFITYSSTRDKGTLKEHTIENEGIGDDF; encoded by the exons ATGTCCGAAGTGAAGAACCGGAGGAAGCCCGGGCCCAAGGGAGCCTCGGCGGAGCCCGCGATGCGGAGCGAGGGCAGGAAGGGCGCCGAGGCCCGGGGGGACGGCCGCGGTGGGGGCTGGGCGGACCTCCGGACGGGGCTGAGCCTGCTGTCGCTGGGGACCTGCCTGGGCCTGGCCTG gttTGTATTTCAACAGTCAGAAAAGTTTGCAAAGGTGGAAAATCAATACCAGTTACTGAAAATAGAAAGCAATGAGCTCCAAggacttcaaaataaaatcaatttaatttCCGAAAAG CTTGAGTCTACTGAAAAAATCCTGCAGGAAGCTACATCATCCATGTCTTTGATGACCCAGTTCAAACAAGATATATCTGGCCTCCAAAAAGTCATGCATGACATTCAAAATAGTGAAGAGATGCTCACTCCAAAGATACAAAACCTTAATGAAGAATTCTACCATCTTACAGATTTCTGTAAGAGAAGCTTAGCAGAAATGAGTGACAATACAGACATTTTCAAATCAGAAGCAAAACATACACATTCTCAAGTTACTGTTCAGATTAACTCAGCTGAGCAAGAAATAAAATTGCTCACTGAACGGCTAAAAGATTTGGAAGATAGCACACTACGAAATATTAGAACAGTGAaaaggcaagaagaagaagatcTTCTGCGAGTTGAGGAGCAGCTCAGCTCTGACACAAAAGCAGTTGAGAAGTTACAAGAGGAACAGTTTTCCCTCCTGGCCAGACAGGAAGAACTGACAAGTAAACTCTCCAATTACAAACCCAAAGTAGAAGAATGCAAGACACATTTGCCAACAATTGAAAATGCTATTCACTCTATTCTCAGAGTCTCACAGGATCTaataggaacagagaaaaaaatagaagacctGTCTCTGCAGATGTTTAATATGGAAGATGATATGCTAAAAGCAGTTTCTGAGATAATGGAGATGCAGAAATTCCTTGAAGGAATTCAGTACGATAATAGCCTACTAAAGATGCAAAATGAACTAGGTGTTCTAAAAGGAAAAGTTCGTGATTTTATAACATATTCAAGTACAAGAGACAAGGGAACTTTAAAAGAACATACCATAGAAAATGAAGGAATTGGTGACGATTTTTAA
- the LOC125359779 gene encoding inhibitor of nuclear factor kappa-B kinase-interacting protein isoform X3, giving the protein MSEVKNRRKPGPKGASAEPAMRSEGRKGAEARGDGRGGGWADLRTGLSLLSLGTCLGLAWFVFQQSEKFAKVENQYQLLKIESNELQGLQNKINLISEKYQKCEALMEQLKSFQIIAHLQHLQEKINEVKTWTNRITEKQDILQNNLTTLSQDIMKVDQRARSLAKEVGLKITTVKTDIRRISGLVTDVTSLTDSVKELKDKIEKVEKHTVKNIGDLLSSSIDRTTALRKTASENSQRVHSIKKTLTELTSDFSKHTDRFLSLESDRAKVLKTVNFANDLKPKITNLKKDYSRLELLVNDLTLRIGRLGTDLLQKEKEIAFLNEKISNLTVVQAEIKDIKDEISHISDMD; this is encoded by the exons ATGTCCGAAGTGAAGAACCGGAGGAAGCCCGGGCCCAAGGGAGCCTCGGCGGAGCCCGCGATGCGGAGCGAGGGCAGGAAGGGCGCCGAGGCCCGGGGGGACGGCCGCGGTGGGGGCTGGGCGGACCTCCGGACGGGGCTGAGCCTGCTGTCGCTGGGGACCTGCCTGGGCCTGGCCTG gttTGTATTTCAACAGTCAGAAAAGTTTGCAAAGGTGGAAAATCAATACCAGTTACTGAAAATAGAAAGCAATGAGCTCCAAggacttcaaaataaaatcaatttaatttCCGAAAAG TATCAAAAATGTGAAGCTCTCATGGAACAATTGAAGTCTTTTCAAATAATTGCTCATCTACAGCATCTACAAGAGAAAATTAATGAGGTGAAAACTTGGACTAACAGGATAACTGAAAAACAGGATATATTGCAAAACAATCTGACAACTCTTTCTCAAGACATTATGAAAGTGGACCAACGTGCAAGGTCCCTGGCAAAAGAGGTTGGTCTCAAGATTACAACTGTAAAAACAGATATCAGACGTATTTCAGGTTTAGTAACAGATGTAACATCCTTAACAGATTCTGTGAAAGAACTAAAGGATAAAATAGAAAAAGTGGAAAAACATACAGTGAAAAACATAGGTGATCTCCTCTCGAGTAGCATTGACAGGACAACAGCACTCCGAAAGACAGCATCTGAAAACTCACAAAGAGTTCACTCCATCAAGAAGACACTAACTGAGCTCACAAGTGATTTCAGCAAACACACAGACAGGTTTTTAAGCTTAGAAAGTGACAGAGCCAAAGTTCTGAAGACAGTGAATTTTGCAAATGATCTAAAACCAAAGATTACTAATCTAAAGAAGGACTATTCTCGTTTGGAACTCTTGGTAAATGATTTAACACTACGCATTGGAAGATTGGGCACTGACttgttacaaaaagaaaaagaaattgctttcttaaatgaaaaaatatctaATTTAACTGTAGTTCAAGCTGAAATTAAGGATATTAAAGATGAAATATCACATATTTCAGATATGGATTAG
- the Slc25a3 gene encoding phosphate carrier protein, mitochondrial isoform X1, with product MFSSVAHLARANPFHAPHLQLVSDGPRSSPAGPPGQPRRSRNLAAAAVEEQYSCEYGSGRFFILCGLGGIISCGTTHTALVPLDLVKCRMQVDPQKYKGIFNGFSVTLKEDGVRGLAKGWAPTFIGYSMQGLCKFGFYEVFKVLYSNMLGEENTYLWRTSLYLASSASAEFFADIALAPMEAAKVRIQTQPGYANTLRDAAPKMYKEEGIKAFYKGVAPLWMRQIPYTMMKFACFERTVEALYKFVVPKPRSECTKAEQLVVTFVAGYIAGVFCAIVSHPADSVVSVLNKEKGSSATQVLQRLGFKGVWKGLFARIIMIGTLTALQWFIYDSVKVYFRLPRPPPPEMPESLKKKLGLTQ from the exons ATGTTCTCGTCCGTGGCGCACCTGGCCCGGGCGAACCCCTTCCACGCGCCGCACCTGCAGCTGGTATCCGATGGCCCGCGCAGCAGCCCGGCGGGCCCCCCGGGCCAGCCCAGACGTTCCCGCAACCTGGCGGCCGCCGCGGTGGAAG AGCAGTATAGCTGTGAATATGGATCTGGCAGATTCTTTATCCTTTGTGGACTTGGAGGAATTATTAGCTGTGGCACCACACATACAGCATTGGTTCCTCTAGATCTGGTTAAATGCAGAATGCAG GTGGACCCGCAAAAGTACAAGGGCATATTTAATGGATTTTCAGTTACACTTAAAGAGGATGGTGTTCGTGGTTTGGCTAAAGGATGGGCTCCAACTTTCATTGGCTACTCTATGCAAGGCCTATGCAAGTTTGGCTTTTATGAAGTCTTCAAAGTCTTATATAGCAACATGCTTGGTGAG gAGAACACCTATCTCTGGCGCACATCACTCTATTTGGCTTCTTCTGCCAGTGCTGAATTCTTTGCTGACATTGCTCTGGCTCCTATGGAAGCTGCTAAGGTTCGAATTCAAACCCAACCTGGTTATGCCAATACTTTGAGGGATGCGGCTCCAAAAATGTATAAAGAAGAAGGCATAAAGGC GTTCTACAAGGGAGTTGCTCCTCTGTGGATGAGACAGATACCATACACCATGATGAAATTTGCCTGCTTTGAACGCACTGTTGAAGCATTGTACAAGTTTGTGGTTCCCAAGCCCAGAAGTGAATGTACAAAAGCCGAGCAGCTGGTTGTAACATTCGTGGCAGGTTACATAG CTGGAGTGTTCTGTGCAATTGTTTCTCACCCTGCTGATTCTGTGGTGTCTGTGCTGAATAAAGAGAAGGGGAGCAGTGCTACTCAGGTCCTCCAGAGACTTGGCTTTAAAG GTGTTTGGAAGGGACTCTTTGCCCGTATCATCATGATTGGTACTCTGACTGCACTACAGTGGTTCATCTATGACTCCGTGAAGGTCTACTTCAGGCTccctcgccctcctcctcctgagaTGCCAGAGTCTCTGAAGAAGAAGCTTGGGCTAACCCAGTAG
- the Slc25a3 gene encoding phosphate carrier protein, mitochondrial isoform X2, translating into MFSSVAHLARANPFHAPHLQLVSDGPRSSPAGPPGQPRRSRNLAAAAVEEYSCEYGSMKFYALCGFGGVLSCGLTHTAVVPLDLVKCRMQVDPQKYKGIFNGFSVTLKEDGVRGLAKGWAPTFIGYSMQGLCKFGFYEVFKVLYSNMLGEENTYLWRTSLYLASSASAEFFADIALAPMEAAKVRIQTQPGYANTLRDAAPKMYKEEGIKAFYKGVAPLWMRQIPYTMMKFACFERTVEALYKFVVPKPRSECTKAEQLVVTFVAGYIAGVFCAIVSHPADSVVSVLNKEKGSSATQVLQRLGFKGVWKGLFARIIMIGTLTALQWFIYDSVKVYFRLPRPPPPEMPESLKKKLGLTQ; encoded by the exons ATGTTCTCGTCCGTGGCGCACCTGGCCCGGGCGAACCCCTTCCACGCGCCGCACCTGCAGCTGGTATCCGATGGCCCGCGCAGCAGCCCGGCGGGCCCCCCGGGCCAGCCCAGACGTTCCCGCAACCTGGCGGCCGCCGCGGTGGAAG AGTACAGTTGTGAATATGGCTCCATGAAGTTTTATGCACTTTGTGGCTTTGGTGGGGTCTTAAGTTGTGGGCTGACACATACTGCTGTGGTTCCCCTGGATTTAGTGAAATGCCGGATGCAG GTGGACCCGCAAAAGTACAAGGGCATATTTAATGGATTTTCAGTTACACTTAAAGAGGATGGTGTTCGTGGTTTGGCTAAAGGATGGGCTCCAACTTTCATTGGCTACTCTATGCAAGGCCTATGCAAGTTTGGCTTTTATGAAGTCTTCAAAGTCTTATATAGCAACATGCTTGGTGAG gAGAACACCTATCTCTGGCGCACATCACTCTATTTGGCTTCTTCTGCCAGTGCTGAATTCTTTGCTGACATTGCTCTGGCTCCTATGGAAGCTGCTAAGGTTCGAATTCAAACCCAACCTGGTTATGCCAATACTTTGAGGGATGCGGCTCCAAAAATGTATAAAGAAGAAGGCATAAAGGC GTTCTACAAGGGAGTTGCTCCTCTGTGGATGAGACAGATACCATACACCATGATGAAATTTGCCTGCTTTGAACGCACTGTTGAAGCATTGTACAAGTTTGTGGTTCCCAAGCCCAGAAGTGAATGTACAAAAGCCGAGCAGCTGGTTGTAACATTCGTGGCAGGTTACATAG CTGGAGTGTTCTGTGCAATTGTTTCTCACCCTGCTGATTCTGTGGTGTCTGTGCTGAATAAAGAGAAGGGGAGCAGTGCTACTCAGGTCCTCCAGAGACTTGGCTTTAAAG GTGTTTGGAAGGGACTCTTTGCCCGTATCATCATGATTGGTACTCTGACTGCACTACAGTGGTTCATCTATGACTCCGTGAAGGTCTACTTCAGGCTccctcgccctcctcctcctgagaTGCCAGAGTCTCTGAAGAAGAAGCTTGGGCTAACCCAGTAG